Proteins co-encoded in one Pseudomonas beijingensis genomic window:
- a CDS encoding Flp family type IVb pilin: MKVQRLRTSIVKFIDDEDGLTIVEYAVAGGLITVAVAAMFVLLGGAVNDRITALCAAVKGAAC, translated from the coding sequence ATGAAAGTTCAAAGACTCAGAACTTCGATAGTTAAGTTTATCGATGATGAAGATGGTCTGACCATTGTGGAATACGCCGTGGCCGGCGGGCTGATTACGGTGGCGGTTGCCGCGATGTTCGTTTTGCTGGGCGGTGCGGTGAATGATCGGATCACTGCGCTTTGTGCAGCGGTTAAAGGTGCTGCCTGTTAA
- a CDS encoding tetratricopeptide repeat protein — protein sequence MKTVIALTATLMLAGCASSGVVASRTADCAKPGADQELALNMAEDMANEGRLYASLANLERLPEDLVQVRLRKARVLRLMGRNEAEPLYKSLQGTCLAADGEHGLGQLAAARNDNAAATQYLEHAAKMAPTEGKIRNDLGVVYLNQRRISEARFEFMTAMELQQSDTLAAFNMVTLLIYQDNWKQAAELANMAKLSPQQVADAQARAERIRGAAPQAVTSPANRLTEVVDASTGAVQ from the coding sequence ATGAAAACAGTGATCGCATTAACGGCGACCTTGATGCTTGCCGGTTGTGCCAGCAGCGGCGTGGTGGCTTCACGTACGGCCGATTGCGCCAAGCCCGGAGCCGACCAGGAACTGGCCTTGAACATGGCGGAAGACATGGCCAACGAAGGTCGTTTATATGCCAGCCTGGCGAACCTCGAACGCTTGCCCGAGGACTTGGTCCAGGTCCGCCTGCGCAAGGCTCGGGTGCTGCGCCTGATGGGCCGAAACGAGGCCGAACCGTTGTACAAAAGCCTGCAGGGGACTTGTCTGGCCGCTGATGGTGAACATGGCCTGGGTCAGTTGGCGGCCGCCAGGAATGACAATGCGGCGGCGACGCAATACCTCGAACACGCCGCGAAAATGGCCCCGACCGAAGGCAAGATCCGCAATGACCTGGGGGTTGTCTACCTCAATCAACGGCGCATTTCAGAGGCCCGCTTCGAGTTCATGACCGCCATGGAGCTCCAGCAGTCCGACACGCTGGCCGCGTTCAACATGGTGACCTTGCTGATTTACCAGGACAACTGGAAGCAGGCCGCCGAGCTCGCGAACATGGCCAAGCTCAGCCCCCAGCAAGTGGCAGATGCCCAGGCCCGTGCGGAAAGAATCAGGGGCGCGGCACCTCAGGCAGTGACATCACCCGCCAACCGCCTGACCGAGGTCGTCGATGCTTCAACCGGCGCGGTCCAGTAG
- a CDS encoding type II secretion system F family protein, translated as MDFLLGLLSRLTGNEELARLLFIGAIGLSTVLAAVALLLLMLGLQDPVQRRLALIKRGYGGNTAGQEAPGNLQLLLERVGQRFASTDQAHTSATQTLLTHAGYRSASAVQMYWAVRLMLPLLLVGVALLLLPMVKVSLAIGLLTVALIAGIGWLLPAIYVGKRKQARQGRLRAAFPDALDLMVVCVESGLALPTTIERVAEEMSVSQVELAEELALVNAQIRAGITSTEALKQLAVRTGLEDIQGLVSLLAQSIRFGTSVADTLRIYADEFRDRRTQAAEEMGAKIGTKLIFPLIFCLWPSFFLVAIGPAMIGVFRAFGNM; from the coding sequence ATGGACTTTTTACTCGGATTGTTGAGTCGGTTGACCGGCAACGAAGAGTTGGCACGCCTGTTGTTCATCGGCGCGATTGGCCTCAGTACAGTGCTGGCGGCCGTCGCGCTCCTGCTATTGATGCTGGGCCTGCAGGATCCGGTGCAGCGGCGCCTGGCGCTGATCAAGCGCGGTTATGGCGGCAACACCGCAGGGCAGGAGGCGCCCGGTAACCTGCAGCTCTTGTTGGAACGGGTCGGCCAGCGCTTTGCTTCCACCGACCAGGCCCACACGTCGGCCACCCAGACCTTGCTGACCCACGCCGGTTACCGTTCAGCCTCGGCGGTGCAGATGTATTGGGCCGTGCGCCTGATGCTGCCGCTGTTGCTGGTTGGCGTTGCGTTGTTGCTGCTGCCGATGGTCAAGGTTTCATTGGCTATCGGCTTGCTGACGGTGGCCCTTATCGCGGGCATCGGCTGGCTGCTGCCGGCGATCTACGTCGGCAAACGCAAGCAGGCCCGCCAAGGCCGGCTGCGCGCCGCGTTCCCGGATGCGCTGGATCTGATGGTGGTCTGCGTCGAGTCGGGCCTGGCCCTGCCCACGACGATTGAACGGGTGGCTGAAGAGATGTCGGTCAGTCAGGTGGAATTGGCCGAGGAGCTGGCGTTGGTCAATGCGCAGATCCGGGCGGGCATCACCAGTACCGAGGCGCTCAAGCAACTGGCCGTGCGCACCGGGCTGGAGGATATCCAGGGCCTGGTCAGCCTGCTGGCGCAAAGTATCCGTTTCGGCACCAGCGTGGCCGATACCTTGCGGATCTATGCCGATGAGTTTCGCGACCGACGGACCCAGGCGGCGGAAGAAATGGGGGCCAAGATTGGCACCAAGTTGATCTTTCCGCTGATTTTCTGCCTGTGGCCGAGCTTCTTTCTTGTCGCCATTGGCCCGGCCATGATTGGTGTGTTCAGGGCTTTCGGGAATATGTAG
- a CDS encoding TadE/TadG family type IV pilus assembly protein, which produces MNHKHMRGTYIVEFSFVGLLVFILLFGVVEMGRLYFTVNALDEAARRGVRLAAVCNVSDPVVLRRAIFNAATDTGTSQLISNLATSNLALTYLDVNGAVVANPTDTSGASGFRAIRYVRLSVQNFVFNLFIPGLGVPITLPTFRATLPRESLGRHSDSGEITPC; this is translated from the coding sequence ATGAATCACAAACACATGCGCGGCACTTACATCGTGGAGTTCTCCTTCGTCGGCTTGCTGGTGTTCATCCTGCTGTTCGGCGTGGTGGAAATGGGACGGTTGTATTTCACGGTCAATGCGCTGGATGAAGCGGCGCGCCGTGGCGTGCGGCTGGCGGCGGTGTGCAATGTCAGCGATCCGGTGGTGTTGCGCCGGGCTATCTTCAACGCCGCGACGGACACCGGCACCAGTCAATTGATCAGCAACCTGGCGACGTCTAACCTGGCGCTGACCTACCTGGACGTCAATGGCGCCGTGGTGGCGAACCCTACCGACACGTCCGGTGCCTCCGGGTTTCGTGCTATCCGCTATGTCCGGCTGAGCGTGCAGAACTTCGTCTTCAACCTGTTCATTCCCGGCTTGGGCGTGCCCATTACCTTGCCCACGTTCAGGGCAACCTTGCCACGCGAAAGCCTTGGGCGTCATTCCGATTCCGGGGAGATCACACCATGCTGA
- a CDS encoding AAA family ATPase produces MLNTREHPLSTTTGRAGLRILISSRDATSLRDLQCVCQRMPGLEVSTRLVSNGHVDPLYGLDRMPDLLLLRVSHLWREELSALLQRPAHERPPMLVCGPLGEQEGMRLAMQAGARDVLPEPIADTELVAALNRLVTEVRLGNGNEGKLIAVISAKGGSGATLVACNLAQQLSARAGNTLLLDMDLQFGSVTHYLDVAQSHSHLEVLQQIDEMDSVALRGFCSHFSPTLHVLGGRAGELCLPQDAQPEQLDALLQLARASYDWVVVDLPRQIDHLTGSVLEQVDRVYVVVQQSVSHLRDASALVRILREDLGVRGEQLQILINRYDKNAAVSLKDIGEALRCANLSKLPNDFNLVSQSQNTGVPLGLHAPKAAITTALRDLTEDLVGHQMATDKGLLKRAFNRFFGG; encoded by the coding sequence ATGCTGAATACCAGGGAACACCCGCTTTCGACCACCACTGGCAGAGCCGGGCTGCGGATACTGATCAGCAGCCGCGATGCCACGTCCCTGCGTGACCTGCAATGCGTCTGCCAACGCATGCCTGGCCTTGAGGTCAGCACGCGCCTGGTCAGCAACGGCCATGTCGATCCGCTCTACGGCCTGGACCGCATGCCCGACCTATTGCTGTTGCGCGTCAGCCATCTGTGGCGCGAAGAGCTGTCGGCGTTGTTGCAACGTCCGGCCCATGAACGTCCGCCGATGCTGGTGTGCGGTCCCTTGGGCGAGCAGGAGGGCATGCGCCTGGCGATGCAGGCCGGTGCCCGGGATGTGTTGCCCGAACCCATCGCCGATACGGAATTGGTGGCGGCGCTCAATCGCCTGGTGACGGAAGTCCGCCTCGGCAACGGCAACGAAGGGAAGCTGATCGCGGTGATCAGCGCCAAGGGTGGCTCCGGCGCAACCCTGGTGGCGTGCAACCTGGCCCAGCAACTCAGCGCCCGGGCAGGCAATACGCTGTTGCTGGACATGGACCTGCAATTTGGCAGCGTGACCCACTACCTGGACGTGGCGCAGTCCCACAGTCATCTGGAAGTGCTGCAGCAGATCGATGAGATGGACAGTGTCGCGTTGCGGGGTTTTTGCAGCCACTTCAGCCCGACCCTGCACGTCCTCGGAGGCCGGGCTGGCGAGTTGTGCCTGCCCCAGGACGCCCAGCCCGAACAGCTCGACGCCCTGTTGCAACTGGCCCGCGCCAGTTATGACTGGGTGGTGGTGGACCTGCCGCGGCAGATCGATCACCTCACCGGCTCCGTGCTGGAACAGGTGGATCGGGTGTATGTGGTGGTGCAGCAGAGCGTCAGCCACCTGCGCGATGCCAGCGCCCTGGTGCGGATCCTTCGCGAAGACCTGGGCGTGCGTGGGGAGCAGTTGCAGATCCTGATCAACCGCTATGACAAAAACGCCGCCGTCAGCCTCAAGGACATCGGTGAGGCCCTGCGTTGCGCGAACCTGTCGAAATTGCCCAATGACTTCAACCTGGTCAGCCAGAGTCAGAACACTGGCGTGCCGTTGGGGCTGCATGCGCCGAAGGCGGCCATTACCACCGCCCTGCGCGATTTGACCGAAGACCTGGTCGGTCACCAGATGGCCACGGACAAGGGCTTGCTTAAACGTGCCTTCAACCGTTTTTTCGGGGGATGA
- a CDS encoding TadE/TadG family type IV pilus assembly protein encodes MGLSHFKPAQAQQGVALVEFTLVLPLLLLLLLAFGEFGRMLYQYNVLLQASRDAGRFVASQAWNTTLGSVALGSTLMTQTKNVAVYGVPSATGAAVVSGLTTANVQVAAEGIDHVRVTITYTFCPVIGAGNCAGSIPGFFGSAIPLGIPLVATTVMRAL; translated from the coding sequence ATGGGACTTTCTCATTTCAAACCCGCGCAAGCCCAGCAAGGCGTGGCGCTGGTGGAATTCACCCTGGTGCTGCCATTGCTGCTGTTGTTGCTGCTGGCCTTCGGCGAGTTCGGTCGCATGCTCTACCAGTACAACGTGCTGCTGCAGGCCAGTCGCGATGCTGGGCGCTTCGTCGCCAGCCAGGCGTGGAACACCACCCTTGGCTCCGTCGCCTTGGGCAGCACGCTCATGACCCAGACAAAAAACGTTGCGGTGTATGGCGTGCCCAGCGCGACGGGAGCCGCCGTAGTGTCAGGCTTGACCACGGCGAATGTGCAGGTCGCCGCCGAGGGCATCGATCATGTGCGCGTCACCATTACCTACACCTTCTGCCCGGTGATTGGCGCGGGTAACTGCGCGGGTTCGATCCCTGGGTTTTTCGGCAGTGCCATTCCACTGGGCATCCCGTTGGTCGCGACCACTGTCATGAGGGCGCTGTGA
- a CDS encoding TadE/TadG family type IV pilus assembly protein, with protein MMNANIRRQGGAVSVLMVIALVAISMMAALALDGGHMLLNKTRLQNAVDAAALGGAKTLSQVSGGINMASTTRAAALDTLNRNANALGNTELATAVAGNPGAFAVVELSSSVYGPFSYPGPTDAKYVRVSVASYQLNGFFWSFVQTMGSAGLGNKRVAAIATAGPSPTSPCDLAPLMVCGDPTQYNPAAGNFWGYQFGDLEVLKTAAGNTSPIGPGNFQLLDFGSGGSAVREDLAGGGSVCRSVGDNVQTAPGNKAGPTSQGLNTRFGIYNGPVSSSDYPPDLVTASGTPAITYNDALSQAQYKGQTVTSSNGDLSAGGEAIQDYNDWRASVAACVAGGASGCESNGVFERRMLKIVIGDCAGKLSGSTSIPVLGFGCYFVLQPVNGGGSESIIFGQFVQECEGDNVPGPTPSTDSGPQIIQLYKTYLNGSGTPSTDS; from the coding sequence ATGATGAATGCCAATATCCGGCGCCAGGGAGGGGCGGTGAGTGTACTGATGGTGATCGCGCTGGTGGCGATTTCCATGATGGCGGCCTTGGCCCTGGATGGCGGGCACATGCTGCTGAACAAGACGCGCCTGCAGAATGCGGTGGACGCCGCGGCCTTGGGCGGCGCCAAGACCCTGAGCCAGGTGAGCGGTGGCATCAACATGGCCAGCACGACCCGCGCCGCGGCCCTGGACACGCTCAACAGAAATGCCAACGCCTTGGGCAATACCGAGCTGGCCACCGCGGTCGCCGGCAACCCGGGCGCGTTTGCCGTAGTGGAGCTGTCCAGCAGCGTCTACGGCCCGTTCTCCTATCCCGGGCCTACCGATGCCAAATACGTGCGGGTGTCGGTGGCCAGCTATCAGTTGAACGGGTTTTTCTGGAGTTTCGTGCAAACCATGGGCAGCGCCGGCTTGGGTAACAAGCGCGTGGCGGCGATCGCCACGGCGGGCCCCAGCCCCACCTCGCCTTGTGACCTGGCGCCGTTGATGGTTTGTGGCGACCCCACTCAATACAACCCGGCCGCCGGCAACTTCTGGGGGTATCAGTTTGGTGACCTGGAAGTCTTGAAAACGGCGGCGGGGAACACATCGCCCATCGGCCCCGGCAACTTCCAACTGCTGGACTTCGGCTCAGGCGGCAGTGCGGTCCGGGAGGACCTGGCCGGCGGTGGCTCGGTCTGCCGCAGTGTCGGCGACAACGTCCAGACGGCGCCAGGTAACAAAGCCGGCCCGACCTCCCAGGGCTTGAACACGCGCTTTGGTATCTACAACGGCCCGGTCAGTTCTTCGGACTATCCACCGGACCTGGTCACGGCTTCGGGTACCCCGGCGATCACCTACAACGATGCGCTTTCCCAGGCGCAATACAAAGGCCAAACCGTGACGTCGAGCAACGGCGATCTCTCGGCGGGCGGCGAGGCGATACAGGACTACAACGACTGGCGGGCCAGCGTCGCCGCCTGTGTGGCGGGAGGCGCCAGTGGTTGTGAAAGCAACGGGGTTTTCGAACGCCGGATGCTGAAGATCGTGATTGGCGATTGCGCCGGGAAACTGAGCGGTTCGACGTCGATTCCGGTCTTGGGGTTCGGCTGTTATTTCGTCCTGCAGCCGGTGAACGGTGGTGGTTCGGAGTCCATCATCTTTGGTCAGTTCGTCCAGGAGTGCGAGGGCGACAACGTCCCCGGCCCCACGCCGTCCACCGATTCCGGCCCGCAGATCATCCAGCTCTACAAAACCTATCTCAACGGCAGCGGCACTCCGAGCACCGACTCGTAG
- a CDS encoding A24 family peptidase, whose translation MSMELLMLTVLLLGLLGVAVVSDLLRHRIPNTLVLLGLALGLAGQVYTGGIGGLGDSLLGMLICFGLFLPMYAVGGMAAGDVKLMTMVGSFLPFHYALWAALFSLIAGGVCGVLIVLARGQLLQTLGRYWLMVRAQAYLAPTSDEVAGKPFPYSIAILIGTLNSVYWQLVAGGWGV comes from the coding sequence ATGTCCATGGAATTGCTGATGTTGACGGTATTGCTGCTAGGACTGCTGGGCGTGGCGGTGGTGAGCGATCTGCTTCGCCACCGCATCCCCAACACGCTGGTCCTGTTGGGCCTGGCCCTGGGATTGGCCGGCCAGGTGTATACCGGCGGGATCGGCGGCCTGGGCGACAGCCTGCTGGGCATGCTGATCTGTTTCGGGTTGTTCCTGCCCATGTACGCGGTCGGTGGCATGGCCGCCGGTGACGTCAAGCTGATGACCATGGTCGGCAGCTTCCTGCCTTTTCATTACGCACTGTGGGCGGCGCTGTTCAGCCTGATCGCCGGCGGTGTATGCGGTGTCCTGATCGTCCTGGCCCGCGGCCAACTGCTCCAGACCCTGGGACGCTACTGGTTGATGGTGCGAGCCCAGGCTTATCTGGCGCCGACTTCGGACGAAGTGGCCGGTAAACCCTTTCCTTATTCGATTGCGATCCTGATCGGTACTTTGAACAGTGTTTACTGGCAACTGGTTGCCGGCGGCTGGGGAGTCTAG
- a CDS encoding DUF3613 domain-containing protein, translating to MMSKHLMIVCMVSLSTAAWAIEPGPSSAAQQGTEGWMQLQIRGVVASTNLQTASAAEREMAMQRWLNSFNYPIPEFFDQDSAGEITSSK from the coding sequence ATGATGAGCAAACATTTGATGATCGTGTGCATGGTGAGCCTGTCCACCGCCGCCTGGGCCATTGAACCAGGACCCTCCTCAGCCGCACAGCAAGGCACCGAGGGTTGGATGCAACTGCAGATTCGTGGCGTGGTGGCCTCCACCAACCTGCAAACCGCCTCGGCCGCCGAGCGCGAGATGGCGATGCAGCGTTGGCTCAACAGCTTCAACTATCCGATCCCGGAGTTCTTTGACCAGGACTCGGCAGGAGAGATCACCAGCAGCAAATGA
- the cpaB gene encoding Flp pilus assembly protein CpaB gives MSSRTLPLIGVSLVMGLGAAWMADAWLSARLNASPDDHLRSVVVATVEIPFGQMVEAQQVTTVRMPMDTIPDDAFDASEQAVGKIATFDILRGDIVRGARLSEHLGGSTLASLIAPDKRAISVRVDDVVGVGGFLLPGNRVDVLATKTTSAGSNSATSRTILENLRVLAVDQTAGTDKTQPVVVRAVTLEMSVTEAEALVTAQTEGKLQLALRNPLNLEKKPVAVAPPAPAPVMAMAVAPVPKPVVLRSAKPQGGAITLIRGVESSVINVR, from the coding sequence ATGAGCTCTCGTACGCTTCCCCTGATAGGCGTTTCCCTGGTAATGGGCCTTGGTGCCGCATGGATGGCTGACGCTTGGCTAAGCGCACGACTCAACGCGTCCCCCGATGATCATCTGCGAAGCGTGGTGGTCGCGACGGTGGAAATTCCCTTCGGGCAAATGGTCGAGGCCCAACAAGTCACCACCGTGCGCATGCCCATGGACACGATCCCGGACGATGCCTTCGATGCCAGCGAACAGGCCGTGGGCAAGATCGCCACCTTCGACATCCTGCGCGGCGACATCGTGCGGGGCGCGCGTCTGAGTGAGCACTTGGGCGGCAGCACCCTGGCTTCGCTGATCGCACCGGACAAACGCGCCATTTCGGTCCGCGTGGATGATGTGGTCGGCGTGGGTGGCTTCCTCTTGCCGGGCAACCGGGTCGATGTACTGGCGACCAAGACCACCAGCGCCGGCAGCAACAGCGCCACGTCCCGGACCATCCTGGAAAACCTGCGGGTGCTGGCGGTGGACCAGACCGCGGGTACCGACAAGACCCAGCCGGTGGTGGTGCGGGCCGTGACCCTGGAAATGTCGGTCACCGAAGCGGAAGCGCTGGTCACTGCGCAGACCGAAGGCAAGCTGCAATTGGCCTTGCGCAACCCGTTGAACCTGGAGAAAAAGCCCGTGGCCGTTGCGCCGCCAGCCCCTGCGCCGGTCATGGCCATGGCGGTCGCCCCGGTACCAAAACCTGTGGTGTTGCGCAGTGCCAAGCCGCAAGGCGGGGCGATCACGCTGATCCGCGGAGTTGAAAGCAGCGTGATCAATGTCCGCTGA
- a CDS encoding type II secretion system F family protein — translation MSNIPSEFILIFLGMVFIAVFLLSQGVVVPVFGEAGKMRKRIRGRLHVLEKANHLPNMQTVLRQKYLTRLSPLEARLEQLPFMANLTQLIEQAGHEYRAYRVMLLGLILGAAAGVLVLMVSPLWWMALLAAFAVTWLPVLKILRDRNKRFAAFEEGLPDALDAMCRALRAGHPFNETLRLVAEEHKGPVAQEFGMTFSDINYGNDVRRAMLGLLERMPSMTVMMLVTSILIHRETGGNLTEVLERLSRLIRGRFRFQRKIKTLSAEGRMSAWVLVAIPFVLAIAIVLTSPSYMPVLINDPIGHKLIIGAFCAMLIGIFWIRKIIRIQV, via the coding sequence ATGAGCAATATCCCCAGTGAGTTCATCCTGATTTTCCTCGGCATGGTGTTTATCGCCGTGTTCCTGCTGTCCCAGGGCGTGGTGGTGCCGGTGTTCGGCGAAGCCGGCAAGATGCGCAAGCGTATTCGCGGGCGCCTGCATGTGCTGGAGAAGGCCAACCACCTGCCCAACATGCAGACCGTGTTGCGACAGAAGTACCTGACGCGCCTGTCCCCCTTGGAAGCCCGTCTGGAACAACTGCCGTTCATGGCCAACCTGACGCAACTGATCGAGCAGGCCGGGCATGAATACCGGGCTTATCGGGTGATGCTGCTTGGCCTGATCCTGGGGGCGGCGGCGGGTGTCTTGGTGCTGATGGTCTCGCCGCTCTGGTGGATGGCGCTGCTGGCGGCCTTTGCAGTGACCTGGTTGCCGGTACTGAAAATCCTGCGTGACCGCAACAAGCGTTTCGCCGCGTTCGAGGAAGGTTTGCCGGATGCGCTGGACGCCATGTGCCGAGCCTTGCGCGCCGGGCACCCGTTCAATGAAACCTTGCGGCTGGTCGCCGAGGAGCACAAGGGACCGGTCGCCCAGGAGTTCGGCATGACCTTTTCCGACATCAACTACGGCAACGACGTGCGCCGGGCCATGCTCGGGCTGCTGGAGCGGATGCCGAGCATGACGGTGATGATGCTGGTGACGTCGATCCTCATCCATCGCGAGACTGGCGGCAATTTGACCGAAGTGCTGGAGCGTCTGAGCCGCTTGATTCGCGGGCGTTTCCGGTTCCAGCGCAAGATCAAGACGCTGTCGGCGGAAGGGCGGATGTCGGCGTGGGTGCTGGTGGCGATCCCGTTCGTGCTGGCGATCGCCATCGTGCTCACCAGCCCCAGCTACATGCCGGTGCTGATCAATGACCCCATAGGGCACAAGCTGATCATCGGCGCGTTCTGCGCCATGTTGATCGGGATTTTCTGGATAAGAAAGATCATCCGGATCCAGGTTTAA
- a CDS encoding AAA family ATPase, whose amino-acid sequence MHVINDSDAYPSEREAVQRLAPQPCTIRDTGLSDSFLGELVCKHLHDGGVLDMSRLVERLALTGAVLEEVLAFLRKDGRVEVLGQLGQTGGQTLRYGLTERGRSSARDALARSGYIGAAPFPVSTYRSLIKIQTIHHGRITAKDMNQALAGMVLSQGMLDQLGVALNSGRAIMIYGPAGTGKTYVSSRLIRLFAEAIWVPHAIVINESVIEIYDPQVHQRLDDNGQTNNLMLNEGIDRRLLCCKRPIVITGGELSMEQLDVRYDPFTRQYQAALQLKASNGLFIIDDMGRQRMAPAELLNRWIVPMEEKRDFINLGGGRHCELPFDLVLVFSTNLNPLELADEAFLRRIGYKVQFGYLKPEEYERIWRQECERLGIPFDPLLVRYVLQQLYAGEGMPLVPCHPRDLLNMALDRQRYLGGSGPLSPQELEWAWHNYFVQLDFL is encoded by the coding sequence ATGCACGTCATCAACGATAGCGATGCCTACCCCAGCGAACGGGAAGCGGTACAACGCCTGGCGCCACAGCCATGCACCATTCGCGACACCGGCTTGAGCGACAGCTTCCTGGGTGAGTTGGTGTGTAAGCACCTGCACGATGGCGGCGTGCTGGATATGTCGCGACTGGTCGAGCGCCTGGCCCTGACCGGCGCGGTGTTGGAGGAAGTCCTGGCGTTCCTGCGCAAGGACGGTCGTGTCGAAGTGCTGGGCCAGTTGGGGCAAACCGGTGGGCAGACGCTGCGCTATGGCCTGACCGAGCGCGGCCGCAGTTCCGCCCGGGATGCCTTGGCCCGCAGTGGCTACATCGGCGCGGCGCCATTCCCGGTCAGCACCTATCGCTCGCTGATCAAGATCCAGACCATCCACCACGGCCGCATTACCGCCAAGGACATGAACCAGGCGTTGGCGGGGATGGTGCTGAGCCAAGGCATGCTCGACCAGTTGGGCGTTGCCCTGAATTCAGGGCGGGCGATCATGATCTACGGCCCGGCGGGCACGGGCAAAACCTACGTCAGCAGCCGGCTGATCCGGTTGTTTGCCGAAGCCATCTGGGTGCCCCATGCCATCGTTATCAACGAGTCGGTGATCGAAATCTACGACCCGCAGGTGCACCAGCGCCTGGACGACAACGGCCAAACGAACAACCTGATGCTCAACGAAGGCATCGACCGCCGGCTGCTGTGCTGCAAACGCCCGATCGTCATCACCGGCGGCGAGCTGAGCATGGAGCAGTTGGACGTGCGCTACGACCCGTTCACCCGGCAATACCAGGCGGCGTTGCAACTCAAGGCCAGCAACGGCCTGTTCATCATCGATGACATGGGCCGCCAGCGCATGGCGCCCGCCGAGTTACTCAATCGCTGGATCGTGCCCATGGAGGAGAAGCGCGACTTCATCAACTTGGGCGGCGGTCGGCATTGCGAACTGCCGTTCGACCTGGTGCTGGTGTTTTCCACCAACCTCAACCCCCTCGAATTGGCCGACGAGGCCTTCCTGCGGCGCATTGGCTACAAAGTGCAGTTCGGCTACCTCAAGCCCGAGGAGTACGAACGCATCTGGCGCCAGGAGTGCGAGCGCCTGGGCATCCCGTTTGACCCGCTGTTGGTGCGTTATGTGCTGCAGCAGTTGTATGCAGGCGAAGGCATGCCGCTGGTGCCTTGCCATCCCCGTGACCTGTTGAACATGGCGCTCGACCGCCAACGTTACCTGGGCGGTTCCGGCCCCCTGTCGCCGCAGGAACTGGAATGGGCCTGGCACAACTACTTCGTTCAGCTCGACTTCCTTTGA